From Planctomycetota bacterium, one genomic window encodes:
- a CDS encoding serine/threonine protein kinase, whose amino-acid sequence MATTSNLQTFWKHLSESRLLKNEELAKLFEASQKMEAAGKLSPDKVAQWLVSNQKISPYQAKILLAGRAGPFRYGDYLIYDRIESGRLAGIFRAFHTPTSHRVCLFFLSGATVQDSQVLASLAQQAGMANRASLGHPNLFRTYYLADEGRFKFIVLDDLQGKRVERLLATQGALDPREACRIARQAALGLGRLHAMGQVHEEIRPANLWVDRNGHVRILLFPLSRDPLAPPRAWLADVLSGNRQEGKLPVEADYTAPELLDGSRAPDARSDLYSLGCTLYQMLSNQVPFPGGTLQQKLQRHAAAEPTPLEKLNPAVTPELSRLVGYMIAKDPDMRYQRADSIVEALLEHLPPGAAQSEQLSTTAAGKAYEVWLKKNVAPPPAPPANATPAAPSATPAPSATPAPMAAAVMADPIPPVQAPMVAMPVNPNIAPMMATPVMAMPTADPYGAMSAGGAVPMAMPAGSMMGAPMTAMPVGGSPMMAAPVMAMPAADPYGAMGAPMMAAPMMAAPVMGAPSGAPMGMGFDSAPSDGGILAERALRRKKSSSLPLIAVVLLLALVGTAVGLHFSGFDLMALVGGGGDKTEANVQANANPQASTGTKPSVPATGVPSTGTPGTQPATDGSATNAPGAMTEQPGEAKPAVEKAKGEAIAGANEPIWASPTSGKPLTPTEIRYMAQFMQSILIVRPADLLKQPEAKLLLAPEMSPQIEKLAGQNPLGVPGRWLATSLPALVGVPLDNIEQAIICWPQSHDAHGVLAVVARLVEPVEEATLLTAWGNPQPQPVGDKKYYIRDGRGYYIPADGGGKFVAIAPPEEIKGMIDGDAVIFSPEVEKMMQSTDAERQFTWIFPHKFLEGAGGAIFEGLGAKLKEPVEWLLTGAGDAEGTTEAPKVILLSAHFSDGAFFAEARLSNPDATVKEATAAAAYLERAKQLPRRVKLYNASLAKTPFSLPILADFDDRVKLADHALRFGVLDKQVIARCYLPAGAALHLALGTHLAMLENPIGVAPVAVVAAAPAGGAPAAPGMTAAPAGAGPQTTADKLNKVTSLSFPKNTLEVSMQLLADELGSPIVIMGGDLQLDGITKNQSFTLDEKNKSIREILMTIFMRASPEGKLVYFIKPDIDGSETLFVSTRAQTAKRGDTLPPEFAGAPDPKKKK is encoded by the coding sequence ATGGCGACAACCTCAAACCTTCAAACATTTTGGAAGCACCTGTCCGAGAGCAGGCTCCTCAAGAATGAGGAGCTGGCCAAGCTCTTCGAAGCGTCGCAAAAGATGGAAGCCGCCGGGAAGCTGTCCCCCGACAAGGTGGCTCAATGGCTGGTCAGCAATCAAAAGATCAGTCCCTATCAGGCCAAGATCCTGTTGGCCGGTCGTGCGGGGCCGTTTCGCTACGGCGATTACCTGATCTATGACCGGATCGAAAGCGGACGCCTGGCGGGCATCTTTCGCGCGTTCCACACCCCGACCAGTCATCGCGTTTGTCTGTTTTTCCTATCCGGGGCGACGGTCCAAGACTCGCAAGTCTTGGCCAGCTTGGCGCAGCAGGCTGGCATGGCCAATCGCGCCAGCTTGGGACACCCGAACCTGTTTCGCACGTACTATCTGGCCGACGAGGGGCGCTTCAAGTTCATCGTCCTCGACGACTTGCAGGGAAAGCGCGTCGAACGTCTGCTCGCCACGCAAGGGGCGCTCGATCCGCGCGAGGCCTGCCGGATTGCTCGCCAGGCGGCGCTGGGCTTGGGCCGCTTGCACGCCATGGGGCAGGTTCACGAGGAAATCCGTCCCGCCAACCTGTGGGTCGACCGCAACGGACACGTCCGCATCTTGTTGTTCCCGTTGTCGCGCGATCCGCTTGCGCCGCCGCGGGCCTGGTTGGCTGATGTGCTGTCGGGCAATCGTCAGGAAGGCAAATTGCCGGTCGAGGCCGACTATACCGCACCTGAATTACTCGACGGCTCGCGCGCCCCCGACGCGCGCAGCGACCTGTACAGCCTCGGGTGTACTCTGTACCAGATGTTGTCGAACCAGGTGCCATTCCCCGGCGGCACGCTGCAGCAAAAACTGCAACGCCACGCCGCCGCCGAGCCGACGCCGCTCGAAAAACTGAATCCCGCCGTCACGCCCGAACTGTCGCGCTTGGTCGGCTATATGATCGCCAAAGACCCGGATATGCGCTACCAGCGCGCCGACAGCATCGTCGAGGCGTTGCTTGAGCACTTGCCCCCCGGGGCTGCTCAGTCGGAACAACTCAGCACCACGGCCGCCGGCAAAGCGTACGAGGTCTGGCTGAAAAAGAACGTCGCGCCGCCTCCGGCTCCGCCGGCCAATGCGACCCCGGCAGCCCCCAGCGCCACCCCCGCGCCTAGCGCGACGCCGGCGCCCATGGCCGCCGCGGTGATGGCTGACCCGATTCCGCCGGTGCAAGCGCCGATGGTCGCCATGCCGGTCAACCCGAACATAGCGCCGATGATGGCGACGCCAGTCATGGCGATGCCCACGGCCGATCCTTACGGTGCCATGAGCGCAGGGGGCGCAGTGCCCATGGCCATGCCGGCCGGATCGATGATGGGAGCACCGATGACCGCCATGCCTGTCGGCGGATCGCCCATGATGGCTGCGCCAGTGATGGCCATGCCCGCGGCTGATCCTTACGGCGCGATGGGCGCGCCGATGATGGCCGCGCCGATGATGGCCGCGCCCGTGATGGGCGCACCGAGCGGCGCGCCGATGGGGATGGGCTTCGACTCGGCCCCTAGCGACGGTGGCATTCTGGCAGAGCGCGCCCTGCGGCGCAAGAAGAGTTCGAGCCTGCCTTTGATTGCCGTCGTGCTGCTGTTGGCCCTGGTCGGAACCGCCGTGGGCTTGCACTTTAGCGGCTTTGACCTGATGGCGCTCGTCGGCGGCGGTGGGGACAAGACCGAGGCCAATGTTCAAGCCAATGCCAATCCACAGGCCAGCACTGGCACCAAGCCGTCGGTCCCCGCGACCGGCGTTCCGTCAACCGGCACGCCTGGTACTCAACCGGCAACTGATGGCTCGGCCACCAATGCACCGGGCGCAATGACGGAGCAGCCCGGCGAAGCGAAGCCAGCAGTCGAGAAGGCCAAGGGCGAAGCGATTGCCGGCGCGAACGAGCCGATCTGGGCGTCGCCGACGTCGGGCAAGCCGCTGACGCCGACCGAAATCAGGTACATGGCCCAGTTTATGCAGTCGATCCTGATCGTGCGCCCGGCCGATTTGCTGAAACAGCCCGAGGCCAAACTTCTGCTCGCTCCGGAGATGTCGCCGCAGATCGAAAAGCTGGCCGGGCAGAATCCGTTGGGCGTGCCGGGACGCTGGCTGGCCACGTCGTTGCCGGCGCTGGTCGGTGTGCCGCTGGATAACATCGAGCAAGCGATCATCTGCTGGCCGCAAAGCCACGACGCGCATGGCGTGTTGGCCGTTGTCGCCCGACTGGTCGAGCCGGTCGAAGAGGCGACGCTGTTGACGGCCTGGGGCAACCCGCAACCGCAACCCGTCGGTGACAAGAAGTACTACATACGCGACGGCCGCGGCTATTACATCCCTGCCGATGGCGGCGGCAAGTTCGTGGCGATCGCGCCGCCCGAGGAAATCAAAGGGATGATCGACGGCGACGCGGTGATCTTCTCGCCCGAGGTCGAGAAGATGATGCAGTCGACCGACGCCGAGCGGCAATTCACTTGGATCTTCCCGCACAAGTTCCTGGAAGGGGCGGGCGGGGCGATCTTCGAAGGGCTGGGCGCCAAGCTCAAGGAGCCGGTCGAATGGCTCCTGACCGGCGCTGGCGATGCGGAAGGAACGACCGAAGCGCCGAAGGTGATCTTGCTGAGCGCTCACTTCAGCGACGGCGCGTTCTTTGCCGAGGCGCGACTGTCGAACCCCGACGCCACGGTCAAGGAAGCGACCGCTGCGGCGGCGTACCTGGAACGCGCCAAACAATTGCCGCGCCGCGTGAAGCTCTACAACGCTTCGCTGGCCAAGACGCCGTTCAGCTTGCCGATCCTGGCCGACTTCGACGACCGTGTGAAGCTGGCCGATCACGCGCTCAGATTTGGCGTACTCGACAAGCAGGTGATCGCCCGGTGCTACTTGCCGGCCGGGGCGGCCTTGCACCTGGCCTTGGGGACGCATCTGGCCATGCTCGAGAACCCAATTGGCGTCGCGCCGGTCGCGGTCGTCGCGGCTGCGCCTGCGGGCGGAGCGCCGGCGGCGCCGGGCATGACCGCCGCGCCGGCAGGGGCTGGGCCGCAGACCACGGCCGACAAGTTGAACAAGGTCACGTCACTCTCGTTCCCAAAGAATACGCTGGAAGTCTCGATGCAATTGCTGGCCGACGAACTGGGATCTCCGATTGTGATCATGGGGGGCGACTTGCAGCTCGACGGCATCACCAAGAACCAGTCCTTTACCCTGGACGAGAAGAACAAGAGCATCCGGGAAATTTTGATGACGATCTTCATGCGGGCTAGCCCAGAGGGCAAGCTGGTCTATTTCATCAAACCCGACATCGACGGGTCGGAAACGTTGTTCGTCAGCACGCGGGCCCAGACCGCCAAGCGTGGGGAC
- a CDS encoding glutamate dehydrogenase: MSELDSTQHYFHKAADQIELNDNIRRLLLMPKREVQVQVAIERDDGEIATYVGYRVQHDDSRGPMKGGLRYHPDVSLDEVRSLAALMTWKTAVVNIPYGGAKGGIAIDPRQVSPRELERITRAFVDGIHDVIGPDVDIPAPDMGTNDRVMAWFMNQYGKYHGFSPAVVTGKPVEMHGLPGREEATGRGVGIVTMKLCSRLGRDATKLRVAIQGFGNVGFHTAKFLSDAECRIVAVSDVSGGFYRADGLDMKGLMRYALSNRGGLAGYKEADQLSNAELLELDVDLLIPAALGGVLTKQNAEKIKAPLIVEAANSPTNLEADDVFDRRGLTVLPDILANAGGVTASYFEWVQNRQHYQWGMNRVRQELDQVMSEAFERVWETAQQRKVSLRTAAYVLGIGRVGRATVLGGVT, from the coding sequence ATGAGCGAACTGGACTCCACTCAGCACTACTTCCATAAAGCCGCCGATCAGATCGAACTGAACGATAATATTCGACGGCTGCTGTTGATGCCCAAGCGCGAGGTCCAGGTCCAAGTGGCCATCGAGCGCGACGACGGCGAAATCGCCACTTATGTCGGCTATCGCGTCCAGCACGACGACTCGCGCGGCCCGATGAAAGGCGGCTTGCGCTACCATCCAGACGTCAGCCTGGACGAAGTCCGCTCACTGGCCGCGCTGATGACCTGGAAGACGGCGGTCGTGAACATCCCCTATGGCGGCGCCAAAGGGGGCATCGCCATCGACCCGCGCCAGGTCAGCCCGCGCGAGTTGGAGCGGATCACGCGCGCCTTCGTTGACGGCATTCACGACGTGATCGGTCCGGACGTCGATATTCCCGCACCCGACATGGGGACCAACGACCGGGTGATGGCCTGGTTCATGAATCAATACGGCAAGTACCACGGCTTCAGCCCCGCGGTCGTCACCGGTAAGCCGGTCGAAATGCACGGCCTGCCGGGACGCGAGGAAGCGACCGGGCGCGGTGTGGGCATTGTGACCATGAAGCTCTGCAGCCGGCTGGGGCGCGACGCGACCAAGCTGCGTGTCGCCATCCAAGGTTTCGGCAACGTCGGCTTCCACACGGCCAAGTTCCTCAGCGACGCCGAGTGTCGTATCGTGGCGGTCAGCGACGTGAGCGGTGGGTTCTATCGGGCCGATGGGCTCGATATGAAGGGCCTGATGCGCTACGCTCTATCCAATCGCGGCGGCCTGGCCGGTTACAAGGAAGCCGATCAGTTGAGCAACGCGGAGCTACTTGAGTTGGATGTCGATCTGTTGATTCCGGCGGCGCTTGGCGGTGTGCTGACCAAGCAGAACGCCGAGAAGATCAAGGCCCCGCTGATCGTCGAAGCGGCCAACTCGCCGACCAATCTGGAAGCCGACGACGTCTTCGATCGTCGCGGGCTGACGGTGTTGCCGGACATTCTGGCCAATGCGGGGGGCGTGACGGCCAGTTATTTCGAGTGGGTCCAGAATCGGCAGCATTACCAGTGGGGCATGAATCGCGTGCGTCAGGAACTGGACCAGGTGATGAGCGAGGCCTTTGAGCGGGTTTGGGAAACGGCACAACAACGCAAGGTCAGCCTGCGCACCGCGGCCTACGTCCTGGGCATCGGTCGCGTGGGCCGTGCTACCGTCTTGGGAGGAGTGACATGA
- a CDS encoding cyclic nucleotide-binding domain-containing protein — protein sequence MSDKTLTAAQLEQIPIFAGLTVDQLKQLSGVAELVAAPAGQTIVEQDGMSQYLWVLLEGRCEVALVGKPNEAKQPIVLATLEPYSNFGEMSFFHAAPHSACVRAKGPVQLLRLDREAFDKLGTTQPAICTRLAMNTVANLAERMRRMDNWVAELVRKTNGQKVPDLDQLRVQLFDSWKL from the coding sequence ATGAGCGATAAAACTTTGACCGCGGCGCAACTCGAACAGATTCCGATCTTTGCCGGTCTGACGGTCGATCAATTGAAGCAGTTGAGTGGCGTGGCCGAGTTGGTCGCCGCCCCGGCAGGTCAGACCATTGTCGAACAAGACGGCATGAGCCAGTATCTGTGGGTGTTGCTCGAAGGACGCTGCGAGGTCGCCCTCGTCGGCAAGCCCAACGAGGCCAAGCAGCCGATCGTCCTAGCCACGTTGGAGCCTTACAGCAACTTTGGCGAGATGTCCTTCTTTCATGCCGCGCCCCATTCGGCATGCGTGCGTGCGAAGGGGCCGGTGCAGTTGCTGCGTCTGGATCGCGAAGCGTTCGACAAGCTAGGCACGACGCAGCCGGCGATTTGCACCCGACTGGCGATGAACACGGTGGCCAATCTGGCCGAGCGGATGCGACGGATGGACAACTGGGTGGCGGAACTGGTGCGCAAGACGAACGGCCAGAAAGTACCCGACCTGGATCAACTGCGCGTGCAACTGTTTGACAGTTGGAAGCTCTAA
- a CDS encoding PQQ-dependent sugar dehydrogenase, translating into MRFALAVVLSSLVLSSAPQAAEPAPPIKIADGLVNPESVCVGVDGRMYVTTIGEFDKPGDGGIVAMVPGKTQTFVTGLDDPKGIDYFNRAFYVADQKRVLRVDMAGKVEVFAAAEAFPRSPLFLNDVEVDAKGNVYVTDTGDLQGAGGGVFRIDPKGKVTTIIDAKTTPELKGPNGLLVDGAGHLLLFDFIAGKLHRVDLEDNSLATLAENLPGGDGIARDYDGNIYLSQWKTGEVTVLRRGSKQVELLSTKFQQAADICINYKTGHVIVPDMKAGTVSTLPLVSPRPTDVDETPLPVEIAQVWPNVEIARPIVLTHANDGSGRRFCASQLGQVYILPKNDDDSQATLFFDLHESVSYKNSENEEGFLGMAFHPKFKENGQFFVYYTSTESPHLSKISRFRVDADNPNHASVKSEEVLMRIPQPYWNHNGGTLAFGPDGFLYIALGDGGSANDPQNNAQNLSTWLGSILRIDVDRKEGKLAYGIPQDNPFLPGGSQAGRADGAKPETYAYGVRNIWRMSFDRQTGEGWFADVGQDIWEEINLLKPGANYGWALRESMHRFRETGSGPRRDLTEPIWEYHHDVGKSVTGGHVYRGPIQALQGHYIYADYVTGRVWGLKYDKQAKRVVANRPIAGNTAPVMSFGEDQDGEVYFMTPEGRLYRFRAPRG; encoded by the coding sequence TTGCGCTTTGCGCTCGCCGTCGTCTTGTCATCGCTGGTCTTGTCGAGCGCCCCGCAAGCCGCCGAACCGGCGCCGCCGATCAAGATTGCCGACGGCCTGGTCAATCCCGAATCGGTCTGCGTTGGCGTTGACGGGCGGATGTACGTGACCACCATCGGCGAGTTCGACAAGCCGGGCGATGGCGGCATCGTGGCGATGGTGCCGGGCAAGACACAGACATTTGTCACCGGCTTGGACGACCCCAAGGGGATCGACTACTTCAACCGCGCTTTCTATGTCGCCGACCAGAAGCGCGTGCTGCGCGTCGACATGGCCGGCAAGGTTGAAGTCTTTGCCGCGGCCGAGGCATTTCCGCGTTCGCCGTTGTTCTTGAACGACGTCGAAGTCGATGCCAAGGGGAACGTCTACGTCACCGACACGGGCGACCTGCAGGGGGCTGGTGGTGGCGTGTTCCGCATCGACCCCAAAGGGAAGGTCACCACGATCATCGACGCCAAGACCACGCCCGAGTTGAAAGGGCCGAACGGGTTGTTGGTTGACGGCGCCGGGCATTTGCTGTTATTCGATTTCATCGCTGGCAAGTTGCACCGCGTCGATTTGGAAGACAACTCGCTGGCCACCTTGGCCGAAAATCTGCCTGGCGGCGACGGCATTGCCCGGGATTATGATGGCAATATTTACCTCAGCCAGTGGAAGACCGGTGAAGTGACGGTCTTGCGTCGTGGCAGCAAGCAGGTGGAACTGCTGAGCACAAAGTTCCAGCAGGCCGCCGACATTTGCATCAACTACAAGACCGGTCACGTGATTGTGCCGGACATGAAGGCTGGCACGGTTTCGACCTTGCCATTGGTCTCGCCCCGTCCGACCGACGTGGATGAAACACCGTTGCCAGTCGAGATCGCTCAAGTTTGGCCCAACGTGGAAATCGCGCGGCCGATCGTGCTGACTCACGCCAACGACGGCAGCGGCCGTCGGTTCTGCGCGTCGCAACTGGGCCAGGTCTACATCCTGCCCAAGAACGACGATGACAGCCAGGCGACGCTGTTCTTCGATCTGCACGAAAGCGTGAGCTACAAAAACAGCGAAAACGAAGAGGGGTTCTTGGGCATGGCCTTCCATCCCAAGTTCAAGGAGAACGGCCAATTCTTCGTCTATTACACGTCGACCGAGTCGCCGCACCTGTCGAAGATTTCGCGGTTCCGCGTCGATGCCGACAATCCGAACCATGCCAGCGTGAAGAGCGAAGAAGTGCTGATGCGAATTCCGCAGCCCTATTGGAACCACAACGGCGGCACGCTGGCCTTTGGTCCCGATGGCTTCTTGTACATCGCGCTCGGTGACGGCGGTTCGGCGAACGATCCACAGAACAACGCCCAGAACCTGAGCACTTGGCTTGGCTCGATCCTGCGAATCGATGTCGACCGCAAGGAAGGGAAGCTAGCCTACGGCATTCCCCAGGACAATCCGTTCCTGCCTGGTGGGAGCCAGGCTGGCCGCGCCGACGGCGCCAAGCCCGAGACCTATGCCTATGGCGTGCGCAACATCTGGCGGATGTCATTCGACCGGCAGACCGGCGAAGGCTGGTTTGCTGACGTCGGACAGGACATTTGGGAAGAGATCAACTTGCTGAAGCCTGGGGCGAATTACGGCTGGGCGCTGCGCGAGTCGATGCACCGCTTCCGCGAAACTGGTTCGGGCCCGCGCCGCGATCTGACCGAGCCGATCTGGGAGTACCATCACGACGTGGGCAAGTCGGTCACCGGCGGGCACGTCTATCGTGGACCGATCCAGGCGTTGCAGGGACACTACATTTACGCCGACTACGTGACCGGCAGAGTGTGGGGGCTGAAGTATGACAAGCAGGCCAAGCGCGTCGTTGCCAATCGACCGATTGCCGGCAACACGGCGCCGGTGATGTCATTCGGCGAAGATCAGGACGGGGAGGTCTACTTCATGACGCCCGAAGGCCGCCTTTACCGGTTCCGCGCGCCGCGCGGCTAA
- a CDS encoding sugar phosphate isomerase/epimerase has protein sequence MFVAGSTECFPKLPLDQALQRLVDLEYSHVELDVFESGNHLKPSEVHNRLEEVVHLCRDEHRLTPVALYVDIEPEIPAYYDQWKSCCRLAKALKIATIAVRSGELGTPFNAEVERLREMVRIASLEGVVVGLKTEVGHMTQDPATAGVLCDNVRGLGITLDPSHYVYGPYGGADYDRLFKHVCHVQLRDTSKSKLQTRVGQGEIEYGRLVTQLGKLGYNRVFSVNIIDLEDPEVDHYGEMRKLRLLLESLL, from the coding sequence GTGTTTGTCGCAGGATCAACGGAGTGTTTCCCCAAGCTGCCGCTCGACCAGGCGCTGCAACGGCTGGTCGATCTGGAATACTCGCACGTCGAACTCGATGTGTTCGAGTCGGGCAATCATCTCAAGCCATCTGAAGTGCATAACCGGCTGGAAGAAGTTGTCCACCTGTGTCGCGACGAGCATCGGCTGACGCCGGTTGCGCTGTACGTCGACATCGAGCCCGAGATTCCAGCCTACTACGATCAATGGAAGAGTTGCTGCCGGCTGGCCAAGGCGTTGAAGATCGCCACCATTGCCGTTCGCAGCGGCGAGTTGGGCACGCCCTTCAATGCCGAGGTCGAGCGGCTGCGCGAGATGGTGCGGATTGCCTCGCTCGAAGGAGTGGTCGTCGGGCTGAAGACCGAAGTCGGCCACATGACCCAGGATCCGGCCACGGCCGGCGTGCTGTGTGACAACGTGCGCGGCTTGGGCATCACGCTCGACCCCAGTCACTATGTCTATGGCCCCTACGGCGGCGCCGATTATGACCGGCTGTTCAAGCATGTCTGCCACGTCCAATTGCGCGACACGTCCAAGAGCAAGCTGCAAACGCGCGTCGGCCAAGGTGAGATCGAATATGGCCGGCTGGTTACCCAGTTGGGCAAGCTCGGCTACAACCGGGTCTTCTCGGTGAACATCATCGATCTGGAAGATCCCGAAGTCGACCACTACGGCGAAATGCGCAAGCTTCGGTTGCTGTTGGAAAGCTTGCTGTAG
- a CDS encoding DUF2617 family protein, with protein MLYVRPKVAELSFQLFGRSLHPELFEIKSSRSLERGDYRARIDITSAGHVVTWNYQGVTLTEVCADVHQPLPRKRRLLSHRLKGERNDRFETRGGIRYETSLQLETVPPEVFWNLQQELSQDGQLRGMLHRFSSSGRLALGALSYISLETRNRSLLIQAFHTFPDDCALVKSQSLFELP; from the coding sequence GTGCTGTACGTCCGACCGAAAGTTGCCGAGCTGTCGTTTCAACTGTTTGGTCGTTCGCTGCATCCGGAGTTGTTCGAGATCAAAAGCAGCCGCTCGTTGGAACGGGGTGATTATCGGGCGCGAATCGACATCACCAGCGCCGGCCACGTGGTGACCTGGAATTACCAGGGGGTCACGCTGACCGAAGTCTGTGCCGACGTCCATCAGCCCCTGCCGCGCAAGCGTCGGCTGCTGTCCCATCGCCTGAAAGGGGAGCGAAACGACCGCTTTGAGACCCGCGGCGGCATTCGCTACGAGACCAGCTTGCAGCTCGAAACGGTCCCCCCCGAGGTGTTCTGGAACCTGCAACAGGAGCTTTCCCAGGACGGTCAGTTGCGGGGGATGCTCCACCGGTTCTCGTCGAGTGGCCGGTTGGCCCTGGGGGCGTTGAGCTACATTTCGCTCGAAACGCGGAACCGCAGCCTGCTGATCCAGGCGTTTCACACGTTTCCCGACGACTGTGCCCTGGTCAAAAGCCAGTCGCTCTTTGAATTGCCGTAG
- the modA gene encoding molybdate ABC transporter substrate-binding protein translates to MRTALARFVAFTLLLTVALVAGCGKVRSASQGTVRVFAAASTADALKEIAKSFEQRTGCKVVLNLAGTATLAQQVEQGAPADLFLSADEKWANALSDKQLVARRRKLLGNRLVLIVPARVDSSVKRLEDLADSGVAHVALAETSSVPAGRYARAALEKLELWAKVSPKVVAGDDVRQALLFVERGEAEAGIVYATDAALSKNVRVVTEIDPKLHAPVVYPWLVLKQGAENPHAVKFYDELTSPEAIAVFKRFGFSILNDDAEVTKVPSVPASAAPQAQP, encoded by the coding sequence ATGCGCACTGCGCTGGCTCGCTTCGTTGCTTTTACTCTGTTGTTGACGGTCGCGCTGGTTGCGGGCTGCGGCAAAGTGCGTTCGGCCAGCCAGGGAACGGTTCGCGTTTTCGCGGCCGCCAGCACGGCCGACGCCTTGAAAGAGATTGCCAAGTCCTTCGAGCAGCGCACCGGGTGCAAGGTCGTGCTCAACCTGGCGGGCACGGCCACCCTGGCGCAACAAGTCGAGCAAGGCGCGCCGGCCGATTTGTTTCTTTCCGCCGACGAGAAGTGGGCCAACGCCCTGAGCGACAAGCAACTCGTGGCGCGTCGCCGCAAGCTGTTGGGCAATCGGCTGGTGCTGATCGTGCCGGCGCGCGTCGATTCGTCGGTGAAGCGGCTGGAAGATCTCGCCGACAGTGGCGTCGCACACGTGGCCCTGGCCGAAACCAGCAGCGTCCCCGCCGGGCGATATGCGCGAGCGGCGCTCGAAAAGCTGGAACTCTGGGCCAAGGTCTCTCCCAAAGTGGTGGCCGGCGATGACGTGCGCCAGGCGCTGCTCTTTGTCGAGCGAGGCGAGGCCGAAGCCGGCATCGTCTATGCCACCGACGCCGCGCTGAGCAAGAATGTCCGTGTCGTCACGGAAATCGATCCCAAGTTGCACGCGCCGGTGGTCTACCCCTGGCTCGTCCTCAAGCAAGGGGCCGAGAATCCCCACGCGGTGAAGTTCTACGACGAGCTGACTTCTCCCGAAGCGATCGCTGTCTTCAAGCGGTTTGGCTTCAGTATTCTCAACGACGACGCCGAAGTGACGAAAGTCCCATCGGTGCCCGCCAGCGCTGCGCCCCAGGCCCAACCATGA
- the modB gene encoding molybdate ABC transporter permease subunit: MNADDLEAVLLSLRVAACVVVIGLPVSIALGYALVHSRGIVRWLLDTLVNLPLVLPPVVTGYVLLVLLGRHGWLGGWLENTLGVRLVFNWQGAALAALVVSLPLMVRAVRTAIELVDPRLEQAARTLGARPLDAFLSVVLPLAWPGVLAGAVLGFARSLGEFGATILVAGNIQGETRTIPLAVYTHMQQPDGLSAAWPLVGASIALCALSLAASQWLERRGPRLATARAARSTHES, from the coding sequence ATGAACGCCGACGACCTTGAAGCGGTGCTGCTCAGCTTGCGCGTCGCCGCTTGCGTGGTCGTGATTGGGCTGCCTGTTTCCATCGCGCTGGGGTATGCGCTGGTTCACTCGCGCGGCATCGTGCGCTGGCTGCTCGATACGCTGGTCAATCTGCCGCTGGTGCTGCCCCCCGTGGTCACCGGGTACGTGTTGCTGGTATTGCTGGGGCGGCATGGCTGGCTGGGGGGCTGGCTCGAAAACACGCTGGGGGTGCGGTTGGTCTTCAATTGGCAAGGGGCCGCGCTCGCCGCCTTGGTGGTCAGCTTGCCGCTGATGGTCCGCGCGGTGCGGACCGCCATCGAGTTGGTCGACCCGCGACTGGAACAGGCCGCGCGCACGCTCGGCGCACGGCCGCTCGACGCCTTCTTGAGCGTCGTGCTGCCGCTGGCGTGGCCTGGCGTGCTGGCCGGCGCGGTGTTGGGCTTTGCCCGCAGTCTGGGTGAGTTTGGCGCGACGATTCTCGTGGCCGGCAACATTCAAGGCGAAACGCGCACCATCCCGCTGGCGGTCTACACGCACATGCAACAGCCCGACGGGCTCTCGGCCGCCTGGCCGCTGGTCGGCGCGTCGATCGCGCTGTGCGCGTTGTCACTGGCCGCCAGCCAGTGGCTCGAGCGCCGTGGGCCGCGCCTGGCTACCGCCAGGGCCGCGCGGAGCACGCACGAATCGTGA